A segment of the Streptomyces diastaticus subsp. diastaticus genome:
CGGCGATCCCGCCGCCGGGCGGGGGCCCTCCCGGGGCGAGGGGCAGGGCGCCGGGCGCGCCCGGCTGCGGTTCGGCCTGGTCCTGGTGCACTGTGCCCCCGTGAGTCCTGGCGCCGGTGGCCGCGGCGGACGGCCCAGGTCAGGGCAGTCGGAGCCGGGAGTGCGGCAGGTGGTCGCACCGGCGCGGAAGAAGGATCTCCCCGCCGGGCCGTCCTTACACCTCCCGTCACCGAATCTCCTTGTCATGTTCCAGCGGGTGGCGGGGGCGCGCCCGGGGGCCGGAGGGGGTTTCCGGGGCACGTGGGAGGATGAGCGCGCTTGAGGGCGGGCCGTACGGGACAGCGGGCCGCCGGACCGGGAGGACGGAGCGTCACGTGGGCGAGCAGCAGAGTCTCCTCGCGGAGCAGCGCCGGGCGGTGATCGCCGACGAGGTGCGCAGGCGCGGCGGCGTCCGCGTCAACGAGCTGACGCGCCGGCTGGGCGTCTCCGACATGACGGTCCGTCGGGACCTGGACGTGCTGGCCCGGCAGGGGGTGCTGGAGAAGGTGCACGGCGGCGCGGTGCCGCCCGCGGACGCCAGCGCCCACGAACCGGGGTTCGAGGCGAAGTCGGGGCTGGAGCCGGACGCCAAGGAGTCCATCGCGCGGGAGGCGGCCGCACTGGTCTCGCCGGGCACCGCCATCGCCCTGTCCGGCGGCACCACGACGTACGCGCTGGCCAAGCGGCTGACAGGAGTGGCGGACCTGACGGTGGTGACCAACTCGGTGCGGGTCGCCGACGTCTTCCACGCGGCGCAGCCGGGGGCGGAGCGGCAGGCCGCGGTGGTGCTGACGGGCGGGGTACGGACGCCGTCGGACTCGCTGGTGGGGCCGGTCGCGGACCAGGCGATCCGTTCGCTCCACGTCGACGTGCTCTTCATCGGCGTGCACGGCATAGCGCCGGAGGCGGGGCTGTCCACGCCGAACCTGGCGGAGGCCGAGACCAACCGCTGCCTGGTCCGCTCGGCCCGCCGGGTGGTGGTCGTCGCCGACCACACCAAGTGGGGCACGGTCGGCCTGAGTTCCTTCGCGACGCTGGACCAGGTCGACACCCTGGTGACCGACGACGGGCTGGACGAGCAGGCCCGCGCCGAGGTGGCGGAGCGGCTGCGGCAGTTGGTGGTGGCCGGTCCGCAGGGCTGAGGCCCGGTGCCGGGCGGGGTCAGCCGGGCCAGCGTCCGGTGGCGAGGAAGGCGTCGAGAGTGCGGGCGTACGGGGTGATGTCCAGGCCCTGCGAGGTCAGCCAGG
Coding sequences within it:
- a CDS encoding DeoR/GlpR family DNA-binding transcription regulator, whose amino-acid sequence is MGEQQSLLAEQRRAVIADEVRRRGGVRVNELTRRLGVSDMTVRRDLDVLARQGVLEKVHGGAVPPADASAHEPGFEAKSGLEPDAKESIAREAAALVSPGTAIALSGGTTTYALAKRLTGVADLTVVTNSVRVADVFHAAQPGAERQAAVVLTGGVRTPSDSLVGPVADQAIRSLHVDVLFIGVHGIAPEAGLSTPNLAEAETNRCLVRSARRVVVVADHTKWGTVGLSSFATLDQVDTLVTDDGLDEQARAEVAERLRQLVVAGPQG